The genomic DNA GTTGAATATTTTGCTCAATAATGTCAGATTTAGGTTTTTCAATAATTGAAGGACACACCTCTAACCCCTCTCAAGAGGGGAATATAACTTTTCTTTAATTCTATTGCCTCATTGAAAAGCACTTCTCTTTCTTTTGTTTGGAATTTTGATTTTTGGTCATTGGAATTTATTTGTAATTTGGAATTTGTGATTTGGAATTTTGTAATTCACTACACTATTTTTTGCAATTCATGGTTTAGCCATAACTTTGCAATAATTCCTCTTCCTTGTGTTTTCAGGGGATTTCAATCTTCTAAAAAATCACGAAACTATAGTAAAAAGGAAGGTTTAACAAGATGATTGAGGTTGCGGGAATAAAATTCCAAAAGGATTATAAAATTTATTACTATGATATAAATAATCTTGAGTTGAAACATGGGGATTGTTGTATCGTAGAAATAGACCGAGGAATAGATTTAGCTAAAGTAATACAAATGCCTAAAATAATTGAAAAGGCTAAAGGCTCTAAACCCCTGCCTAAAGTTATCAGACTGGCGACTCGCGAGGATTGGAACAAGGTAAGAGAAAATAGGGCAAAGGGAAAGGCCGCTTTTCTTTTTTGTAAACAAAAAATTAAAGAACAGGAGCTATCTATGAAGCTTGTTACTACTCATTATACCATAGATGGCAAAAAAATCATTTTTTATTTCACGGCTGAAGAAAGGGTAGATTTTCGACAATTAGTCAAAGATTTGGTGCATCACCTTAAAATCAGGATTGAGTTACGGCAGATTGGTGTTCGGGATGAGGCTAAATTGTGTGGTGGATGTGGTTGGTGTGGTCGGGAATTATGTTGTGGAACTTTCTTAAAAGAATTTGATTCTGTTCAAATCAAAATGGCTAAAGAACAAAATCTTATCCTCACACCAGGTAAAATATCTGGTGTTTGTGGTAGATTAATGTGTTGTCTGGCTTATGAATATCCGATTTAT from bacterium includes the following:
- a CDS encoding stage 0 sporulation family protein, with amino-acid sequence MIEVAGIKFQKDYKIYYYDINNLELKHGDCCIVEIDRGIDLAKVIQMPKIIEKAKGSKPLPKVIRLATREDWNKVRENRAKGKAAFLFCKQKIKEQELSMKLVTTHYTIDGKKIIFYFTAEERVDFRQLVKDLVHHLKIRIELRQIGVRDEAKLCGGCGWCGRELCCGTFLKEFDSVQIKMAKEQNLILTPGKISGVCGRLMCCLAYEYPIYAKFRKQAPRCGTKVTTPKGIGTVQGIDVMREQIIVKLEGDAGSLSFPLKEVHSFSLVKGGKE